One window from the genome of Hydractinia symbiolongicarpus strain clone_291-10 chromosome 1, HSymV2.1, whole genome shotgun sequence encodes:
- the LOC130629461 gene encoding P2X purinoceptor 7-like — translation MAQSRLSNKPNVIGFQYEPQRAPGANEMPEFNDSSDEDEESAKPPRSTLNKDKWCLCKNCEVMPSQQECTCCHEINEIKYAHLNDKHCILDHPDFEPVVLLKNNLWTALVGLHDRESRGLSSRNNVFNRSYRYAAYRQFCWFIHTRLGRSVRRVIPACVVTRIRQEYPSPDGKYVGFCEETGVSEVDFSWSGDN, via the exons atggcGCAATCTAGACTATCCAATAAACCGAACGTTATAGGGTTTCAGTATGAGCCCCAGAGAGCGCCTGGCGCAAATGAAATGCCCGAATTTAATGACTCGTCTGACGAGGATGAAGAAAGTGCGAAACCTCCAAGAAGTACCTTGAATAAGGACAAATGGTGCTTATGTAAAAACTGCGAGGTTATGCCATCGCAGCAAGAATGCACTTGttgtcatgaaattaacgagatAAAGTACGCCCATCTGAACG ACAAACATTGCATACTTGACCATCCGGACTTTGAACCAGTCGTGCTATTGAAAAACAACCTTTGGACGGCGTTAGTGGGCTTGCACGATAGAGAAAGTCGTGGTTTATCAAGCAGGAATAATGTTTTCAACAG ATCTTATAGATACGCTGCTTATCGGCAGTTTTGTTGGTTTATCCACACCAGATTAGGAAGAAGTGTACGTCGAGTGATCCCAGCTTGTGTAGTAACGAGGATTCGTCAAGAATACCCGAGCCCTGATGGAAAGTACGTGGGTTTTTGTGAAGAGACAGGAGTCTCAGAGGTGGACTTTTCTTGGAGTGGAGACAATTAA